One part of the Sciurus carolinensis chromosome 4, mSciCar1.2, whole genome shotgun sequence genome encodes these proteins:
- the Pan2 gene encoding PAN2-PAN3 deadenylation complex catalytic subunit PAN2 isoform X6: MNFEGLDPGLAEYAPAMHSALDPVLDAHLNPSLLQNVELDPEGVTLEALPVQESVHIMEGVYSELHSVVAEVGVPVSVSHFDLHEEMLWVGSHGGHATSFFGPALERYSSFQVNGSDDIRQIQSLENGILFLTKNNLKYMARGGLIIFDYLLDESEDMHSLLLTDSSTLLVGGLQNHILEIDLTTVQETQKYAVEIPGVTIMRQTNRFFFCGHTSGKVSLRDLRSFKVEHEFDAFSGSLSDFDVHGNLLAACGFSSRLTGLACDRFLKVYDLRMMRAITPLQVHVDPAFLRFIPTYTSRLAIISQSGQCQFCEPTGLANPADIFHVNPVGPLLMTFDVSASKQALAFGDSEGCVHLWTDSPEPSFNPYSRETEFALPCLVDSLPPLDWSQDLLPLSLIPVPLTTDTLLSDWPAANSVPAPRRAPPVDAEILRTMKKVGFIGYAPNPRTRLRNQIPYRLKELDSEFDSFSQVTESPIGREEEPHLHMVSKKYRKVTIKYSKLGLEDFDFKHYNKTLFAGLEPHIPNAYCNCMIQVLYFLEPVRCLIQNHLCQKEFCLACELGFLFHMLDLSRGDPCQGSNFLRAFRTIPEASALGLILADSDEASGKGNLARLIQRWNRFILTQLHQDMQELEVPQAYRGAGGSSFCSSGDSVIGQLFSCEMENCSLCRCGSETVRASSTLLFTLSYPEDKTGKNYDFAQVLKRSICLEQNTQAWCDNCEKYQPTIQTRNIRHLPDILVINCEVNSSKEADFWRMQAEVAFKMAIKKHGGEIAKNKEFSLADRKELGSPEGVLLCPSVEELKNVWLPFSIRMKMTKNKGLDVCNWPDGDEVQWGLAKAEEEHGVYVYDLMATVVHILDSRTGGSLVAHIKVGETYHQRKEVSEGVTHQQWYLFNDFLIEPIDKYEAVQFDMNWKVPAILYYIKRNLNSRYNLNIKNPIEASVLLAEASLARKQRKTHTTFIPLMLNEMPQVGDLVGLDAEFVTLNEEEAELRSDGTKSTIKPSQMSVARITCVRGQGPNEGIPFIDDYISTQEQVVDYLTQYSGIKPGDLDAKISSKHLTTLKSTYLKLRFLIDIGVKFVGHGLQKDFRVINLMVPKDQVLDTVYLFHMPRKRMISLRFLAWYFLDLKIQGETHDSIEDARTALQLYRKYLELSKNGTEPESFHKVLKGLYEKGRKMDWKVPEPESQTSPKSKAWDGTRETGLDAAVFSSVLAL, encoded by the exons ATGAACTTTGAGGGTCTGGACCCTGGACTGGCAGAGTATGCCCCAGCTATGCATTCTGCCCTGGACCCTGTCCTGGATGCACACCTGAATCCAAGTCTGCTTCAGAATGTGGAGTTGGACCCAGAGGGAGTGACCTTGGAGGCTCTCCCCGTGCAGGAATCAGTGCACATAATGGAAGGTGTCTACTCTGAATTGCACAGCGTGGTAGCTGAAGTGGGTGTGCCTGTGTCTGTCTCCCACTTTGACTTACACGAAGAGATGCTGTGGGTGGGGAGCCATGGG GGTCATGCTACTTCATTTTTTGGACCAGCCTTGGAGCGCTACTCATCTTTTCAGGTTAATGGTAGTGATGACATTCGACAGATCCAGAGCTTAGAGAATGGTATCCTTTTTCTCACCAAGAACAACCTCAAGTATATGGCCCGTGGGGGTCTCATTATATTTGATTACTT ACTAGATGAGAGTGAGGATATGCACAGTCTCCTGCTGACAGACAGCAGCACTCTACTTGTTGGTGGCCTTCAGAACCACATTTTGGAGATTGATCTAACCACTGTCCAGGAGACTCAGAAG tATGCAGTTGAGATACCTGGAGTCACCATCATGAGGCAGACAAATCGCTTCTTCTTCTGTGGTCATACATCTGGCAAG GTTTCCCTGCGAGACCTCCGTAGTTTTAAGGTGGAGCATGAATTTGATGCCTTCTCAGGGAGTCTGTCAGATTTTGATGTGCATGGCAACCTGTTGGCTGCCTGTGGCTTTTCTAGTCGCCTTACTGGCCTGGCCTGTGACCGTTTCCTCAAAGTGTATGATCTGCGCATGATGCGTGCCATCACACCACTTCAAGTACATGTGGATCCTGCCTTCTTGCGCTTCATCCCTACATATACTTCTCGTCTTGCTATCATCTCTCAGTCGG GGCAATGCCAGTTTTGTGAGCCCACAGGCCTGGCCAACCCAGCAGACATCTTTCATGTGAATCCTGTGGGACCTCTGCTAATGACATTTGATGTGTCAGCAAGCAAGCAGGCTCTGGCTTTTGGGGATTCTGAGGGTTGTGTTCATCTATGGACTGATTCCCCAGAGCCTTCCTTCAACCCCTATTCACGGGAGACTGAATTTGCTTTGCCCTGTCTGGTGGACTCACTACCACCTCTGGACTGGAGCCAGGACTTGCTGCCTCTTTCCCTCATCCCAGTTCCACTCACCACGGACACACTGCTCTCTGATTGGCCTGCTGCCAACTCCGTTCCAGCTCCCAG GCGAGCACCACCTGTTGATGCAGAGATTCTGCGTACCATGAAGAAAGTGGGCTTCATTGGCTATGCACCCAATCCCCGCACCAGGCTGCGCAATCAG ATTCCTTACCGACTAAAGGAGTTGGACAGTGAATTTGATAGCTTCAGCCAGGTCACTGAGTCACCAATAGGACGGGAAGAGGAGCCACATCTCCACATGGTTTCAAAGAAATACCGCAAG GTAACCATCAAATATTCCAAGCTAGGGCTGGAAGACTTTGACTTCAAACACTATAATAAGACCCTTTTTGCTGGATTAGAGCCTCACATCCCCAATGCCTACTGTAACTGCATGATCCAG GTGCTCTATTTCCTGGAGCCTGTTCGCTGTTTAATCCAGAACCACCTTTGCCAGAAGGAGTTCTGTCTGGCATGTGAATTGGGCTTCCTTTTCCATATGTTGGACCTCTCTCGTGGTGACCCTTGTCAG GGCAGTAATTTTCTTCGTGCATTCCGTACCATTCCTGAGGCCTCAGCCCTTGGTCTGATCCTGGCCGACTCAGATGAGGCTTCAGGCAAGGGCAATCTGGCTAGGCTCATTCAGAGGTGGAATCGCTTCATTCTCACTCAGCTGCATCAGGATATGCAGGAGCTTGAAGTACCCCAGGCGTATCGAGGTGCTGGAGGCAG CAGTTTTTGTTCATCGGGGGACTCTGTCATTGGGCAACTGTTCAGCTGTGAGATGGAGAACTGCAGCCTATGTCGCTGTGGCAGTGAGACTGTGCGAGCCTCATCCACTCTGCTCTTCACACTCTCCTACCCTGAGG ATAAAACCGGGAAGAACTATGACTTTGCTCAGGTGCTGAAGCGAAGCATCTGCCTGGAGCAGAATACACAGGCCTGGTGTGACAACTGTGAGAAGTACCAGCCCACG ATTCAGACCCGTAATATCCGCCATCTGCCAGACATTCTTGTCATTAATTGTGAAGTGAACAGCTCAAAAGAGGCTGATTTCTGGAGAATGCAGGCTGAG GTTGCCTTCAAGATGGCAATAAAGAAACATGGTGGGGAAATCGCCAAGAACAAGGAATTTTCTTTGGCTGATCG GAAGGAACTAGGCAGTCCAGAGGGTGTGCTGTTGTGTCCCTCCGTTGAGGAGTTGAAGAACGTCTGGCTTCCTTTTTCCATTCGCATGAAGATGACCAAGAACAAAGGGCTCGATGTTTGCAATTGGCCTGATGGGGATGAGGTGCAG TGGGGCCTagccaaggcagaggaggaaCATGGTGTCTATGTGTATGACCTGATGGCTACTGTGGTACACATCCTGGACTCACGCACAGGGGGCAGCTTGGTGGCTCACATCAAAGTTGGAGAGACTTACCACCAACGCAAGGAGGTAAGTGAG GGTGTTACTCACCAGCAGTGGTATCTCTTCAATGACTTCCTTATTGAACCTATTGATAAG TATGAAGCAGTACAATTTGACATGAATTGGAAAGTACCTGCTATCCTTTATTATATCAAAAGGAATCTCAATTCCAGATACAACCTGAATA TCAAGAACCCTATTGAGGCTAGTGTGCTGCTGGCTGAAGCCTCGCTGGCACGGAAGCAGCGGAAAACACATACTACCTTTATTCCACTGATGCTGAATGAAATGCCACAGGTTGGGGACCTGGTAGGCCTTGATGCTGAGTTTGTCACCCTTAATGAG GAAGAAGCAGAGTTACGCAGTGATGGTACCAAGTCTACCATTAAACCAAGTCAGATGTCAGTAGCAAGGATCACTTGTGTTCGGGGCCAAGGGCCCAATGAGGGTATCCCCTTCATTGATGACTACATCTCTACTCAGGAGCAG GTAGTGGATTACTTGACTCAGTACTCGGGGATAAAGCCAGGAGACCTTGATGCCAAAATTTCCTCTAAGCACCTCACAACTCTGAAGTCTACCTACTTAAAGCTTCGTTTTCTCATTGACATTGGAGTCAAGTTTGTGGGTCATGGCCTGCAAAAAGACTTCCGGGTCATCAATCTCATG GTGCCCAAGGACCAGGTCCTTGATACTGTCTACCTGTTCCACATGCCCCGAAAACGAATGATTTCCCTGCGATTCCTTGCTTGGTATTTTCTGG ACTTGAAGATTCAAGGGGAGACCCATGACAGTATTGAGGATGCCCGCACAGCCCTTCAGCTCTACCGAAAGTATCTGGAGCTAAGCAAGAATGGCACTGAGCCTGAATCCTTCCACAAGGTGCTCAAGGGTCTTTATGAAAAGGGCCGAAAGATGGACTGGAAGGTGCCTGAGCCTGAGAGCCAGACAAGTCCCAAGAGTAAGGCCTGGGATGGGACAAGGGAAACTGGACTGG ATGCAGCTGTCTTCTCCTCAGTGCTGGCACTTTGA
- the Pan2 gene encoding PAN2-PAN3 deadenylation complex catalytic subunit PAN2 isoform X5: MNFEGLDPGLAEYAPAMHSALDPVLDAHLNPSLLQNVELDPEGVTLEALPVQESVHIMEGVYSELHSVVAEVGVPVSVSHFDLHEEMLWVGSHGGHATSFFGPALERYSSFQVNGSDDIRQIQSLENGILFLTKNNLKYMARGGLIIFDYLLDESEDMHSLLLTDSSTLLVGGLQNHILEIDLTTVQETQKYAVEIPGVTIMRQTNRFFFCGHTSGKVSLRDLRSFKVEHEFDAFSGSLSDFDVHGNLLAACGFSSRLTGLACDRFLKVYDLRMMRAITPLQVHVDPAFLRFIPTYTSRLAIISQSGQCQFCEPTGLANPADIFHVNPVGPLLMTFDVSASKQALAFGDSEGCVHLWTDSPEPSFNPYSRETEFALPCLVDSLPPLDWSQDLLPLSLIPVPLTTDTLLSDWPAANSVPAPRRAPPVDAEILRTMKKVGFIGYAPNPRTRLRNQIPYRLKELDSEFDSFSQVTESPIGREEEPHLHMVSKKYRKVTIKYSKLGLEDFDFKHYNKTLFAGLEPHIPNAYCNCMIQVLYFLEPVRCLIQNHLCQKEFCLACELGFLFHMLDLSRGDPCQGSNFLRAFRTIPEASALGLILADSDEASGKGNLARLIQRWNRFILTQLHQDMQELEVPQAYRGAGGSFCSSGDSVIGQLFSCEMENCSLCRCGSETVRASSTLLFTLSYPEGSNCDKTGKNYDFAQVLKRSICLEQNTQAWCDNCEKYQPTIQTRNIRHLPDILVINCEVNSSKEADFWRMQAEVAFKMAIKKHGGEIAKNKEFSLADRKELGSPEGVLLCPSVEELKNVWLPFSIRMKMTKNKGLDVCNWPDGDEVQWGLAKAEEEHGVYVYDLMATVVHILDSRTGGSLVAHIKVGETYHQRKEGVTHQQWYLFNDFLIEPIDKYEAVQFDMNWKVPAILYYIKRNLNSRYNLNIKNPIEASVLLAEASLARKQRKTHTTFIPLMLNEMPQVGDLVGLDAEFVTLNEEEAELRSDGTKSTIKPSQMSVARITCVRGQGPNEGIPFIDDYISTQEQVVDYLTQYSGIKPGDLDAKISSKHLTTLKSTYLKLRFLIDIGVKFVGHGLQKDFRVINLMVPKDQVLDTVYLFHMPRKRMISLRFLAWYFLDLKIQGETHDSIEDARTALQLYRKYLELSKNGTEPESFHKVLKGLYEKGRKMDWKVPEPESQTSPKSKAWDGTRETGLDAAVFSSVLAL, encoded by the exons ATGAACTTTGAGGGTCTGGACCCTGGACTGGCAGAGTATGCCCCAGCTATGCATTCTGCCCTGGACCCTGTCCTGGATGCACACCTGAATCCAAGTCTGCTTCAGAATGTGGAGTTGGACCCAGAGGGAGTGACCTTGGAGGCTCTCCCCGTGCAGGAATCAGTGCACATAATGGAAGGTGTCTACTCTGAATTGCACAGCGTGGTAGCTGAAGTGGGTGTGCCTGTGTCTGTCTCCCACTTTGACTTACACGAAGAGATGCTGTGGGTGGGGAGCCATGGG GGTCATGCTACTTCATTTTTTGGACCAGCCTTGGAGCGCTACTCATCTTTTCAGGTTAATGGTAGTGATGACATTCGACAGATCCAGAGCTTAGAGAATGGTATCCTTTTTCTCACCAAGAACAACCTCAAGTATATGGCCCGTGGGGGTCTCATTATATTTGATTACTT ACTAGATGAGAGTGAGGATATGCACAGTCTCCTGCTGACAGACAGCAGCACTCTACTTGTTGGTGGCCTTCAGAACCACATTTTGGAGATTGATCTAACCACTGTCCAGGAGACTCAGAAG tATGCAGTTGAGATACCTGGAGTCACCATCATGAGGCAGACAAATCGCTTCTTCTTCTGTGGTCATACATCTGGCAAG GTTTCCCTGCGAGACCTCCGTAGTTTTAAGGTGGAGCATGAATTTGATGCCTTCTCAGGGAGTCTGTCAGATTTTGATGTGCATGGCAACCTGTTGGCTGCCTGTGGCTTTTCTAGTCGCCTTACTGGCCTGGCCTGTGACCGTTTCCTCAAAGTGTATGATCTGCGCATGATGCGTGCCATCACACCACTTCAAGTACATGTGGATCCTGCCTTCTTGCGCTTCATCCCTACATATACTTCTCGTCTTGCTATCATCTCTCAGTCGG GGCAATGCCAGTTTTGTGAGCCCACAGGCCTGGCCAACCCAGCAGACATCTTTCATGTGAATCCTGTGGGACCTCTGCTAATGACATTTGATGTGTCAGCAAGCAAGCAGGCTCTGGCTTTTGGGGATTCTGAGGGTTGTGTTCATCTATGGACTGATTCCCCAGAGCCTTCCTTCAACCCCTATTCACGGGAGACTGAATTTGCTTTGCCCTGTCTGGTGGACTCACTACCACCTCTGGACTGGAGCCAGGACTTGCTGCCTCTTTCCCTCATCCCAGTTCCACTCACCACGGACACACTGCTCTCTGATTGGCCTGCTGCCAACTCCGTTCCAGCTCCCAG GCGAGCACCACCTGTTGATGCAGAGATTCTGCGTACCATGAAGAAAGTGGGCTTCATTGGCTATGCACCCAATCCCCGCACCAGGCTGCGCAATCAG ATTCCTTACCGACTAAAGGAGTTGGACAGTGAATTTGATAGCTTCAGCCAGGTCACTGAGTCACCAATAGGACGGGAAGAGGAGCCACATCTCCACATGGTTTCAAAGAAATACCGCAAG GTAACCATCAAATATTCCAAGCTAGGGCTGGAAGACTTTGACTTCAAACACTATAATAAGACCCTTTTTGCTGGATTAGAGCCTCACATCCCCAATGCCTACTGTAACTGCATGATCCAG GTGCTCTATTTCCTGGAGCCTGTTCGCTGTTTAATCCAGAACCACCTTTGCCAGAAGGAGTTCTGTCTGGCATGTGAATTGGGCTTCCTTTTCCATATGTTGGACCTCTCTCGTGGTGACCCTTGTCAG GGCAGTAATTTTCTTCGTGCATTCCGTACCATTCCTGAGGCCTCAGCCCTTGGTCTGATCCTGGCCGACTCAGATGAGGCTTCAGGCAAGGGCAATCTGGCTAGGCTCATTCAGAGGTGGAATCGCTTCATTCTCACTCAGCTGCATCAGGATATGCAGGAGCTTGAAGTACCCCAGGCGTATCGAGGTGCTGGAGGCAG TTTTTGTTCATCGGGGGACTCTGTCATTGGGCAACTGTTCAGCTGTGAGATGGAGAACTGCAGCCTATGTCGCTGTGGCAGTGAGACTGTGCGAGCCTCATCCACTCTGCTCTTCACACTCTCCTACCCTGAGGGTAGCAACTGTG ATAAAACCGGGAAGAACTATGACTTTGCTCAGGTGCTGAAGCGAAGCATCTGCCTGGAGCAGAATACACAGGCCTGGTGTGACAACTGTGAGAAGTACCAGCCCACG ATTCAGACCCGTAATATCCGCCATCTGCCAGACATTCTTGTCATTAATTGTGAAGTGAACAGCTCAAAAGAGGCTGATTTCTGGAGAATGCAGGCTGAG GTTGCCTTCAAGATGGCAATAAAGAAACATGGTGGGGAAATCGCCAAGAACAAGGAATTTTCTTTGGCTGATCG GAAGGAACTAGGCAGTCCAGAGGGTGTGCTGTTGTGTCCCTCCGTTGAGGAGTTGAAGAACGTCTGGCTTCCTTTTTCCATTCGCATGAAGATGACCAAGAACAAAGGGCTCGATGTTTGCAATTGGCCTGATGGGGATGAGGTGCAG TGGGGCCTagccaaggcagaggaggaaCATGGTGTCTATGTGTATGACCTGATGGCTACTGTGGTACACATCCTGGACTCACGCACAGGGGGCAGCTTGGTGGCTCACATCAAAGTTGGAGAGACTTACCACCAACGCAAGGAG GGTGTTACTCACCAGCAGTGGTATCTCTTCAATGACTTCCTTATTGAACCTATTGATAAG TATGAAGCAGTACAATTTGACATGAATTGGAAAGTACCTGCTATCCTTTATTATATCAAAAGGAATCTCAATTCCAGATACAACCTGAATA TCAAGAACCCTATTGAGGCTAGTGTGCTGCTGGCTGAAGCCTCGCTGGCACGGAAGCAGCGGAAAACACATACTACCTTTATTCCACTGATGCTGAATGAAATGCCACAGGTTGGGGACCTGGTAGGCCTTGATGCTGAGTTTGTCACCCTTAATGAG GAAGAAGCAGAGTTACGCAGTGATGGTACCAAGTCTACCATTAAACCAAGTCAGATGTCAGTAGCAAGGATCACTTGTGTTCGGGGCCAAGGGCCCAATGAGGGTATCCCCTTCATTGATGACTACATCTCTACTCAGGAGCAG GTAGTGGATTACTTGACTCAGTACTCGGGGATAAAGCCAGGAGACCTTGATGCCAAAATTTCCTCTAAGCACCTCACAACTCTGAAGTCTACCTACTTAAAGCTTCGTTTTCTCATTGACATTGGAGTCAAGTTTGTGGGTCATGGCCTGCAAAAAGACTTCCGGGTCATCAATCTCATG GTGCCCAAGGACCAGGTCCTTGATACTGTCTACCTGTTCCACATGCCCCGAAAACGAATGATTTCCCTGCGATTCCTTGCTTGGTATTTTCTGG ACTTGAAGATTCAAGGGGAGACCCATGACAGTATTGAGGATGCCCGCACAGCCCTTCAGCTCTACCGAAAGTATCTGGAGCTAAGCAAGAATGGCACTGAGCCTGAATCCTTCCACAAGGTGCTCAAGGGTCTTTATGAAAAGGGCCGAAAGATGGACTGGAAGGTGCCTGAGCCTGAGAGCCAGACAAGTCCCAAGAGTAAGGCCTGGGATGGGACAAGGGAAACTGGACTGG ATGCAGCTGTCTTCTCCTCAGTGCTGGCACTTTGA
- the Pan2 gene encoding PAN2-PAN3 deadenylation complex catalytic subunit PAN2 isoform X2 produces MNFEGLDPGLAEYAPAMHSALDPVLDAHLNPSLLQNVELDPEGVTLEALPVQESVHIMEGVYSELHSVVAEVGVPVSVSHFDLHEEMLWVGSHGGHATSFFGPALERYSSFQVNGSDDIRQIQSLENGILFLTKNNLKYMARGGLIIFDYLLDESEDMHSLLLTDSSTLLVGGLQNHILEIDLTTVQETQKYAVEIPGVTIMRQTNRFFFCGHTSGKVSLRDLRSFKVEHEFDAFSGSLSDFDVHGNLLAACGFSSRLTGLACDRFLKVYDLRMMRAITPLQVHVDPAFLRFIPTYTSRLAIISQSGQCQFCEPTGLANPADIFHVNPVGPLLMTFDVSASKQALAFGDSEGCVHLWTDSPEPSFNPYSRETEFALPCLVDSLPPLDWSQDLLPLSLIPVPLTTDTLLSDWPAANSVPAPRRAPPVDAEILRTMKKVGFIGYAPNPRTRLRNQIPYRLKELDSEFDSFSQVTESPIGREEEPHLHMVSKKYRKVTIKYSKLGLEDFDFKHYNKTLFAGLEPHIPNAYCNCMIQVLYFLEPVRCLIQNHLCQKEFCLACELGFLFHMLDLSRGDPCQGSNFLRAFRTIPEASALGLILADSDEASGKGNLARLIQRWNRFILTQLHQDMQELEVPQAYRGAGGSFCSSGDSVIGQLFSCEMENCSLCRCGSETVRASSTLLFTLSYPEGSNCDKTGKNYDFAQVLKRSICLEQNTQAWCDNCEKYQPTIQTRNIRHLPDILVINCEVNSSKEADFWRMQAEVAFKMAIKKHGGEIAKNKEFSLADRKELGSPEGVLLCPSVEELKNVWLPFSIRMKMTKNKGLDVCNWPDGDEVQWGLAKAEEEHGVYVYDLMATVVHILDSRTGGSLVAHIKVGETYHQRKEVSEGVTHQQWYLFNDFLIEPIDKYEAVQFDMNWKVPAILYYIKRNLNSRYNLNIKNPIEASVLLAEASLARKQRKTHTTFIPLMLNEMPQVGDLVGLDAEFVTLNEEEAELRSDGTKSTIKPSQMSVARITCVRGQGPNEGIPFIDDYISTQEQVVDYLTQYSGIKPGDLDAKISSKHLTTLKSTYLKLRFLIDIGVKFVGHGLQKDFRVINLMVPKDQVLDTVYLFHMPRKRMISLRFLAWYFLDLKIQGETHDSIEDARTALQLYRKYLELSKNGTEPESFHKVLKGLYEKGRKMDWKVPEPESQTSPKSKAWDGTRETGLDAAVFSSVLAL; encoded by the exons ATGAACTTTGAGGGTCTGGACCCTGGACTGGCAGAGTATGCCCCAGCTATGCATTCTGCCCTGGACCCTGTCCTGGATGCACACCTGAATCCAAGTCTGCTTCAGAATGTGGAGTTGGACCCAGAGGGAGTGACCTTGGAGGCTCTCCCCGTGCAGGAATCAGTGCACATAATGGAAGGTGTCTACTCTGAATTGCACAGCGTGGTAGCTGAAGTGGGTGTGCCTGTGTCTGTCTCCCACTTTGACTTACACGAAGAGATGCTGTGGGTGGGGAGCCATGGG GGTCATGCTACTTCATTTTTTGGACCAGCCTTGGAGCGCTACTCATCTTTTCAGGTTAATGGTAGTGATGACATTCGACAGATCCAGAGCTTAGAGAATGGTATCCTTTTTCTCACCAAGAACAACCTCAAGTATATGGCCCGTGGGGGTCTCATTATATTTGATTACTT ACTAGATGAGAGTGAGGATATGCACAGTCTCCTGCTGACAGACAGCAGCACTCTACTTGTTGGTGGCCTTCAGAACCACATTTTGGAGATTGATCTAACCACTGTCCAGGAGACTCAGAAG tATGCAGTTGAGATACCTGGAGTCACCATCATGAGGCAGACAAATCGCTTCTTCTTCTGTGGTCATACATCTGGCAAG GTTTCCCTGCGAGACCTCCGTAGTTTTAAGGTGGAGCATGAATTTGATGCCTTCTCAGGGAGTCTGTCAGATTTTGATGTGCATGGCAACCTGTTGGCTGCCTGTGGCTTTTCTAGTCGCCTTACTGGCCTGGCCTGTGACCGTTTCCTCAAAGTGTATGATCTGCGCATGATGCGTGCCATCACACCACTTCAAGTACATGTGGATCCTGCCTTCTTGCGCTTCATCCCTACATATACTTCTCGTCTTGCTATCATCTCTCAGTCGG GGCAATGCCAGTTTTGTGAGCCCACAGGCCTGGCCAACCCAGCAGACATCTTTCATGTGAATCCTGTGGGACCTCTGCTAATGACATTTGATGTGTCAGCAAGCAAGCAGGCTCTGGCTTTTGGGGATTCTGAGGGTTGTGTTCATCTATGGACTGATTCCCCAGAGCCTTCCTTCAACCCCTATTCACGGGAGACTGAATTTGCTTTGCCCTGTCTGGTGGACTCACTACCACCTCTGGACTGGAGCCAGGACTTGCTGCCTCTTTCCCTCATCCCAGTTCCACTCACCACGGACACACTGCTCTCTGATTGGCCTGCTGCCAACTCCGTTCCAGCTCCCAG GCGAGCACCACCTGTTGATGCAGAGATTCTGCGTACCATGAAGAAAGTGGGCTTCATTGGCTATGCACCCAATCCCCGCACCAGGCTGCGCAATCAG ATTCCTTACCGACTAAAGGAGTTGGACAGTGAATTTGATAGCTTCAGCCAGGTCACTGAGTCACCAATAGGACGGGAAGAGGAGCCACATCTCCACATGGTTTCAAAGAAATACCGCAAG GTAACCATCAAATATTCCAAGCTAGGGCTGGAAGACTTTGACTTCAAACACTATAATAAGACCCTTTTTGCTGGATTAGAGCCTCACATCCCCAATGCCTACTGTAACTGCATGATCCAG GTGCTCTATTTCCTGGAGCCTGTTCGCTGTTTAATCCAGAACCACCTTTGCCAGAAGGAGTTCTGTCTGGCATGTGAATTGGGCTTCCTTTTCCATATGTTGGACCTCTCTCGTGGTGACCCTTGTCAG GGCAGTAATTTTCTTCGTGCATTCCGTACCATTCCTGAGGCCTCAGCCCTTGGTCTGATCCTGGCCGACTCAGATGAGGCTTCAGGCAAGGGCAATCTGGCTAGGCTCATTCAGAGGTGGAATCGCTTCATTCTCACTCAGCTGCATCAGGATATGCAGGAGCTTGAAGTACCCCAGGCGTATCGAGGTGCTGGAGGCAG TTTTTGTTCATCGGGGGACTCTGTCATTGGGCAACTGTTCAGCTGTGAGATGGAGAACTGCAGCCTATGTCGCTGTGGCAGTGAGACTGTGCGAGCCTCATCCACTCTGCTCTTCACACTCTCCTACCCTGAGGGTAGCAACTGTG ATAAAACCGGGAAGAACTATGACTTTGCTCAGGTGCTGAAGCGAAGCATCTGCCTGGAGCAGAATACACAGGCCTGGTGTGACAACTGTGAGAAGTACCAGCCCACG ATTCAGACCCGTAATATCCGCCATCTGCCAGACATTCTTGTCATTAATTGTGAAGTGAACAGCTCAAAAGAGGCTGATTTCTGGAGAATGCAGGCTGAG GTTGCCTTCAAGATGGCAATAAAGAAACATGGTGGGGAAATCGCCAAGAACAAGGAATTTTCTTTGGCTGATCG GAAGGAACTAGGCAGTCCAGAGGGTGTGCTGTTGTGTCCCTCCGTTGAGGAGTTGAAGAACGTCTGGCTTCCTTTTTCCATTCGCATGAAGATGACCAAGAACAAAGGGCTCGATGTTTGCAATTGGCCTGATGGGGATGAGGTGCAG TGGGGCCTagccaaggcagaggaggaaCATGGTGTCTATGTGTATGACCTGATGGCTACTGTGGTACACATCCTGGACTCACGCACAGGGGGCAGCTTGGTGGCTCACATCAAAGTTGGAGAGACTTACCACCAACGCAAGGAGGTAAGTGAG GGTGTTACTCACCAGCAGTGGTATCTCTTCAATGACTTCCTTATTGAACCTATTGATAAG TATGAAGCAGTACAATTTGACATGAATTGGAAAGTACCTGCTATCCTTTATTATATCAAAAGGAATCTCAATTCCAGATACAACCTGAATA TCAAGAACCCTATTGAGGCTAGTGTGCTGCTGGCTGAAGCCTCGCTGGCACGGAAGCAGCGGAAAACACATACTACCTTTATTCCACTGATGCTGAATGAAATGCCACAGGTTGGGGACCTGGTAGGCCTTGATGCTGAGTTTGTCACCCTTAATGAG GAAGAAGCAGAGTTACGCAGTGATGGTACCAAGTCTACCATTAAACCAAGTCAGATGTCAGTAGCAAGGATCACTTGTGTTCGGGGCCAAGGGCCCAATGAGGGTATCCCCTTCATTGATGACTACATCTCTACTCAGGAGCAG GTAGTGGATTACTTGACTCAGTACTCGGGGATAAAGCCAGGAGACCTTGATGCCAAAATTTCCTCTAAGCACCTCACAACTCTGAAGTCTACCTACTTAAAGCTTCGTTTTCTCATTGACATTGGAGTCAAGTTTGTGGGTCATGGCCTGCAAAAAGACTTCCGGGTCATCAATCTCATG GTGCCCAAGGACCAGGTCCTTGATACTGTCTACCTGTTCCACATGCCCCGAAAACGAATGATTTCCCTGCGATTCCTTGCTTGGTATTTTCTGG ACTTGAAGATTCAAGGGGAGACCCATGACAGTATTGAGGATGCCCGCACAGCCCTTCAGCTCTACCGAAAGTATCTGGAGCTAAGCAAGAATGGCACTGAGCCTGAATCCTTCCACAAGGTGCTCAAGGGTCTTTATGAAAAGGGCCGAAAGATGGACTGGAAGGTGCCTGAGCCTGAGAGCCAGACAAGTCCCAAGAGTAAGGCCTGGGATGGGACAAGGGAAACTGGACTGG ATGCAGCTGTCTTCTCCTCAGTGCTGGCACTTTGA